A part of Rhodoflexus caldus genomic DNA contains:
- the tssD gene encoding type VI secretion system tube protein TssD: MSFLATLTVEGETFELISVSIELSQAVDAVGRPTSSTIGGKISFDVHSTPTDLWASWMMAPRATKNGSLNLWTKSEGTSMQTISFSNAYCIDMTERFDDTYSSFNLMLSIVISAQELDMGEAKVVNDWPQAAT; encoded by the coding sequence ATGTCTTTTCTTGCCACTCTGACCGTTGAAGGCGAAACCTTCGAGCTCATCAGCGTCAGTATAGAACTCAGCCAAGCTGTGGATGCGGTAGGGCGACCTACCTCATCTACCATTGGCGGAAAAATAAGTTTTGATGTTCACTCTACGCCTACCGACCTGTGGGCATCGTGGATGATGGCACCGCGAGCAACCAAAAACGGTTCGCTGAACCTTTGGACAAAATCCGAAGGAACGAGTATGCAAACCATCAGCTTCTCCAATGCCTACTGCATTGATATGACGGAGCGTTTCGACGATACGTATTCAAGTTTCAATCTGATGCTTTCCATTGTCATCTCGGCGCAGGAGTTAGACATGGGCGAAGCTAAGGTCGTTAATGACTGGCCGCAAGCCGCCACCTGA
- the tssD gene encoding type VI secretion system tube protein TssD — protein sequence MPDSNTHTSVPPLRASLTLSESGAELPVLRFSYRLYQEADVQGRPITGVRSGLINIVSYGHYALEKTDFIVWAAQAGKQQDGYITLFYDEGRIYKKIEFERAYCVRFKETLQAGSSLASLLIEIGITASAIRLGQFRHQNPW from the coding sequence ATGCCGGACTCAAACACACACACGTCTGTTCCTCCGCTGCGGGCTTCGCTGACGCTGTCCGAATCGGGTGCAGAGCTGCCCGTCTTGCGGTTTTCTTATCGGCTTTATCAGGAAGCCGATGTACAAGGGAGACCTATTACGGGTGTCAGAAGCGGGTTAATCAATATTGTCAGCTATGGCCATTATGCCTTGGAAAAAACGGATTTTATCGTATGGGCGGCACAGGCAGGCAAACAGCAGGATGGCTACATCACCCTGTTCTACGATGAAGGGCGCATCTACAAAAAGATAGAATTTGAACGCGCCTATTGCGTCCGTTTCAAAGAAACCCTGCAAGCAGGCAGTTCGCTGGCGAGTCTGCTGATTGAAATCGGTATCACCGCTTCTGCCATACGGTTAGGACAGTTCCGACATCAAAACCCTTGGTAG